One genomic segment of Novisyntrophococcus fermenticellae includes these proteins:
- a CDS encoding ZIP family metal transporter — protein sequence MQAVLFSLLATILGTLLGSLIAVWAGNRSPKIINYLLSLAAGFMLSLVFFDLVPEVLEIASVPLTILGIGIGIAVILIFDTVSDKMADGKDGEIPQAKVKIEILRSGYIMLVAVGIHNLPAGLAIGAGAEHHIGFAATMALTLALHNIPEGVATAALLLAGGAKKRNAVLLSTLTGVPTILGATIGYFVGNMSDVAMALTTSAVAGIILYMIFEEILPKGAAILKTRLTTVFTLLGIIIGIVAISG from the coding sequence ATGCAAGCTGTTTTATTCAGTTTGCTTGCCACCATTTTGGGAACATTGCTCGGAAGTCTGATAGCGGTTTGGGCAGGAAACCGTTCTCCGAAAATCATCAATTATCTACTGTCACTTGCCGCAGGGTTTATGTTGAGCCTTGTGTTTTTCGACCTTGTTCCCGAAGTGTTGGAGATTGCAAGCGTTCCTCTAACAATTTTGGGAATTGGAATCGGGATTGCCGTAATTCTGATATTCGACACGGTTTCCGATAAAATGGCGGACGGCAAAGACGGAGAAATCCCACAGGCGAAAGTGAAAATCGAGATTTTGCGCTCCGGCTATATTATGCTTGTAGCTGTTGGTATTCATAATTTACCCGCCGGACTTGCAATCGGCGCGGGAGCGGAACACCATATCGGGTTTGCGGCGACAATGGCTCTTACCCTTGCTCTGCATAATATCCCTGAGGGTGTGGCTACTGCCGCTCTGTTATTGGCGGGTGGAGCAAAAAAGCGTAACGCGGTTTTGCTGTCAACACTAACAGGAGTGCCGACCATTCTTGGCGCGACAATTGGTTACTTTGTCGGGAATATGTCAGACGTTGCAATGGCATTGACTACTTCGGCTGTGGCGGGAATTATCCTGTATATGATTTTTGAAGAAATACTTCCGAAGGGTGCCGCAATTCTTAAGACACGATTAAC
- a CDS encoding heavy metal translocating P-type ATPase, with protein sequence MNKRLTKIIIAAVIFVAGLLAPKDPEWLSIILFLAAYVVVGYEIIFKAVKNITHGEVFDENFLMTIATVGALIAGEYPEGVAVMLFYQVGELFQSYAVSKSRKSIAGLMDIRPDYANVKRGDGSLERVDPYDVNIGDIIVVQPGEKIPLDGIIIEGNSMVDTKALTGESVPREVSVGGEALSGCINVSGVLTIEVQKEFGESTVSKILDLVENASSKKSNSENFITKFARIYTPVVVGAAVLLAVIPSLITGEWSVWTLRALTFLVVSCPCALVVSIPLSFFGGIGGASRSGILVKGSNYLEALAKTETVVFDKTGTLTKGVFKVQEIHPVEVSADELLELTAYAESYSNHPISLSLKTAYGKEIDKSKVTDTEDIAGHGISVTVFGKKVFAGNTRLMKKIGVDYCKDEIIGTVVHVAIDSKYAGYIVIADEVKEDSAEAIRRLKAMGIKQTVILTGDSNSVGQKVGRELGVDKIYTELLPGDKVAKLEELLAAKSAKGKLAFVGDGINDAPVLARSDIGIAMGGLGSDAAIEAADIVIMTDEPSKIASAIRISKKTLGIATQNTWLALGIKAVVLVLSALGITDMWMAVFADVGVTVLAVLNSFRALNTKKL encoded by the coding sequence GTGAATAAGCGTCTAACCAAAATCATCATAGCGGCTGTCATTTTCGTGGCAGGTCTGCTTGCTCCGAAAGACCCGGAGTGGCTTTCGATAATTCTGTTTCTTGCCGCTTACGTTGTCGTCGGCTACGAAATTATTTTTAAGGCGGTCAAGAATATTACGCACGGAGAAGTCTTTGACGAAAACTTCTTAATGACTATCGCCACAGTCGGCGCGCTCATCGCGGGGGAGTACCCGGAGGGCGTTGCAGTTATGCTGTTTTATCAAGTCGGCGAGTTATTCCAAAGTTACGCCGTTTCTAAATCGAGGAAGTCTATCGCCGGACTTATGGATATTCGCCCCGATTACGCTAATGTAAAACGCGGTGACGGCAGCTTAGAAAGGGTTGATCCCTATGATGTGAATATTGGCGATATTATCGTCGTACAGCCGGGTGAGAAAATACCGCTTGACGGCATAATCATTGAGGGCAACTCAATGGTAGACACCAAAGCCTTGACGGGCGAATCCGTTCCCCGCGAAGTTTCCGTAGGCGGCGAAGCGTTAAGCGGTTGTATCAATGTCAGCGGCGTTCTAACCATTGAAGTGCAAAAGGAATTTGGCGAATCAACCGTTTCAAAAATTCTTGACCTTGTTGAAAACGCAAGCAGTAAAAAATCCAATTCCGAAAACTTCATTACGAAGTTTGCTCGGATTTATACTCCTGTTGTCGTGGGAGCCGCAGTTTTACTTGCCGTTATTCCCTCGCTCATTACAGGTGAATGGAGCGTGTGGACGCTTCGCGCCTTGACTTTCCTTGTGGTGTCCTGCCCTTGCGCGCTCGTTGTGTCTATCCCGCTTAGTTTCTTCGGTGGTATTGGCGGGGCTTCAAGAAGCGGTATTTTGGTAAAGGGGAGCAACTATCTTGAGGCTTTGGCAAAGACTGAAACGGTTGTGTTCGATAAGACAGGAACTCTCACCAAAGGCGTGTTTAAGGTACAGGAAATCCACCCTGTTGAAGTGTCGGCAGACGAACTATTAGAGTTGACCGCATACGCTGAAAGCTATTCCAATCACCCGATTTCGCTCTCCCTAAAAACCGCATACGGCAAGGAGATTGACAAGAGCAAAGTGACCGACACGGAGGACATTGCGGGTCACGGTATCAGCGTAACGGTGTTTGGCAAAAAGGTCTTTGCAGGGAACACAAGGCTGATGAAAAAAATCGGCGTAGATTACTGTAAAGATGAAATAATCGGCACGGTTGTCCACGTTGCCATTGACAGCAAATACGCCGGATATATCGTTATTGCAGACGAAGTAAAAGAGGATTCCGCAGAAGCAATCCGCCGCCTTAAAGCTATGGGAATTAAGCAAACGGTCATACTCACTGGCGACAGTAACTCGGTCGGTCAAAAGGTCGGACGCGAACTCGGTGTAGACAAGATTTACACGGAACTTTTGCCCGGTGATAAGGTGGCCAAATTGGAAGAACTGCTTGCCGCCAAATCCGCGAAAGGCAAACTCGCTTTTGTCGGCGACGGCATCAATGATGCGCCTGTTCTCGCTCGTTCGGATATAGGGATAGCTATGGGCGGTTTAGGCTCGGACGCGGCGATTGAAGCCGCCGATATTGTGATTATGACCGATGAACCGTCAAAGATTGCGTCGGCTATCAGAATATCAAAAAAGACGCTCGGCATTGCCACGCAAAACACTTGGCTTGCACTCGGTATAAAGGCAGTTGTTCTCGTCCTCAGCGCGCTAGGTATTACTGATATGTGGATGGCGGTTTTCGCAGACGTTGGCGTGACTGTTCTCGCGGTACTGAACTCTTTCCGCGCGCTTAATACGAAAAAGCTGTGA
- a CDS encoding cation transporter, with amino-acid sequence MKKQFRLEGLDCANCAAKMEKDIGALSGVTTASVNHMTTKLVFETAEGADIDYIVAEAEKIVHKYEPEVVMKRA; translated from the coding sequence ATGAAAAAGCAATTTAGACTCGAAGGACTTGACTGCGCCAACTGCGCCGCGAAAATGGAAAAGGACATCGGCGCGCTTTCCGGTGTGACAACCGCAAGTGTCAACCATATGACAACGAAACTTGTCTTTGAAACCGCCGAGGGAGCAGACATTGATTATATCGTTGCCGAAGCTGAAAAAATCGTTCACAAGTACGAACCGGAAGTCGTAATGAAACGGGCGTGA
- a CDS encoding ArsR/SmtB family transcription factor, translating into MPVKGDVCDCDVIHEEIVANVKSQMLSDTTMIAASDFLKAIGDPTRVKMLWALGVSEMCVCDLAYLLKMTKSAISHQLRTLKAANLVKFRKDGKVVYYSLVDDHVNIILKQSLSHITE; encoded by the coding sequence ATGCCCGTTAAAGGAGACGTGTGCGATTGCGATGTTATCCACGAAGAAATCGTTGCGAATGTGAAGTCACAAATGCTTTCAGATACAACTATGATTGCCGCTTCTGATTTTCTAAAAGCAATCGGAGACCCTACAAGAGTTAAGATGCTTTGGGCTTTGGGTGTCAGCGAAATGTGCGTGTGTGATTTGGCATATTTGCTAAAGATGACAAAATCCGCAATCTCACATCAATTGCGAACTTTGAAAGCGGCCAACTTGGTAAAGTTCCGAAAAGACGGCAAAGTGGTCTACTATTCTCTTGTAGATGATCACGTAAACATTATTCTAAAACAAAGTTTGAGCCATATCACAGAATAA
- the arsA gene encoding arsenical pump-driving ATPase encodes MKLFDPRNINLTKYLFYTGKGGVGKTSVACATAVSLADSGKSVLLISTDPASNLQDVFSMELTNKGIPIPDVPNLVVANLDPIQAAAEYRESVIAPYRGKLPESVLANMEEQLSGSCTIEIAAFNEFSNFITDDKVQQEYDHIIFDTAPTGHTLRMLQLPSAWSNFISESTHGASCLGQLSGLESKKAIYKQAVETLANGSLTTLILVSRSETAPFKEAERASGELSALGVNNQMLVINGVLMEYTDTLSSNLYSKQQAALAAMPESLRTLPIRMVPLRTYNVTGLENVRALLHTDRVTAHVQTLNATHIPALNDVIDELAIEGKRVIFTMGKGGVGKTTVAAAVALGLAKRGKKVHLTTTDPAAHLKFVLNEESGVSMSHIDEAEELKKYQSEVLSKARASGMSDEDIAYVEEDLRSPCTQEIAVFRAFAEIVERANDQVVVIDTAPTGHTLLLLESTQSYNHEIQRTKGEIPESVKRLLPRLKSDETEVLIVTLPEATPVYEALRLEDDLQRAGIAAKWWVVNQSLYGTNTTNPMLAAKAAGEVEWLNRIDEHAKGKFALIAWSAEEIKGDRLLNL; translated from the coding sequence ATGAAATTATTCGACCCACGTAACATCAACCTAACAAAGTACCTTTTCTATACCGGCAAGGGCGGCGTTGGCAAGACCAGCGTTGCCTGTGCCACCGCAGTATCCCTTGCAGACAGCGGCAAGAGTGTACTGCTTATCAGTACCGACCCGGCATCCAACTTGCAGGATGTATTCTCGATGGAACTGACCAACAAGGGTATTCCCATCCCTGATGTTCCCAACTTGGTGGTTGCAAATTTGGACCCCATACAGGCAGCAGCCGAATATCGGGAGAGCGTGATTGCTCCCTATCGTGGCAAGTTGCCGGAATCTGTCCTTGCCAATATGGAGGAACAGCTTTCCGGTTCCTGCACGATTGAGATTGCGGCGTTCAATGAGTTTTCCAACTTCATTACGGATGATAAGGTTCAGCAGGAATACGACCATATTATTTTTGATACTGCCCCTACCGGCCATACCCTGCGTATGCTTCAGCTCCCGTCTGCATGGAGCAATTTCATCAGCGAAAGCACACACGGTGCCTCCTGCCTGGGCCAGCTTTCTGGATTAGAAAGCAAAAAGGCCATTTACAAACAGGCGGTTGAAACACTGGCAAACGGTAGCCTGACCACGCTGATTCTCGTCAGCCGCTCTGAAACTGCTCCCTTCAAGGAAGCAGAACGGGCTTCCGGCGAGCTCTCCGCATTGGGCGTGAACAATCAAATGCTGGTGATCAACGGCGTATTAATGGAATATACCGACACCCTATCCTCCAACCTGTACTCAAAGCAGCAGGCGGCCCTTGCTGCCATGCCAGAGAGTCTAAGGACACTTCCAATCCGTATGGTTCCTCTGCGGACCTATAATGTGACAGGGCTTGAAAATGTGCGTGCCTTGCTGCATACTGACCGTGTGACCGCACATGTCCAAACGCTGAATGCTACACATATTCCTGCGCTGAATGATGTGATAGATGAACTGGCGATAGAGGGCAAACGTGTCATCTTCACGATGGGCAAAGGTGGCGTGGGAAAGACTACTGTTGCTGCTGCTGTTGCATTAGGGCTTGCCAAGCGTGGTAAAAAAGTCCACCTCACCACCACCGATCCCGCCGCTCACCTGAAATTTGTGCTGAACGAAGAAAGCGGTGTGTCAATGAGCCATATCGATGAAGCAGAAGAATTGAAGAAGTACCAATCTGAGGTGCTTTCCAAAGCGCGTGCTTCCGGCATGAGCGATGAGGACATCGCCTACGTGGAAGAAGATTTGCGTTCCCCTTGTACACAGGAAATCGCTGTGTTCCGTGCCTTTGCGGAGATTGTGGAAAGAGCCAATGATCAGGTGGTGGTTATTGACACCGCTCCTACTGGTCACACTCTGCTTTTGCTTGAATCTACCCAAAGTTACAACCACGAAATTCAGCGCACCAAGGGCGAAATTCCCGAATCGGTCAAGAGGTTATTGCCCCGACTGAAATCCGATGAAACCGAGGTTTTAATTGTGACCTTGCCCGAAGCAACTCCCGTTTATGAAGCGTTGCGGCTGGAGGATGATTTGCAGCGGGCGGGCATTGCTGCCAAATGGTGGGTTGTCAATCAGTCTCTTTATGGCACGAATACCACGAACCCAATGCTTGCGGCAAAAGCGGCAGGCGAAGTAGAGTGGCTCAACCGTATTGATGAACACGCAAAGGGGAAATTTGCACTAATTGCATGGAGTGCTGAAGAAATTAAAGGCGACCGCCTGTTAAATCTGTAA
- the arsD gene encoding arsenite efflux transporter metallochaperone ArsD, translated as MKKMKIFEPAMCCSTGLCGVGVDTELLRISTVLETLKKKGMNIDRFNLNSAPAEFITDQTINAYINEKGTEGLPAVMVDGKIVITGRYPTNEEFTKLLDLPEDVLGKQNKTASGGCCCEGGCC; from the coding sequence ATGAAAAAAATGAAAATCTTTGAACCCGCTATGTGTTGCTCAACCGGCCTTTGCGGCGTGGGAGTTGATACTGAACTGCTGCGCATCTCCACAGTATTGGAAACGCTGAAAAAGAAAGGCATGAATATTGACCGCTTCAACCTTAACAGCGCACCGGCTGAGTTTATCACCGACCAGACTATCAATGCGTATATCAACGAAAAAGGAACAGAGGGATTGCCCGCTGTGATGGTCGATGGCAAAATCGTGATTACTGGCCGCTATCCTACCAATGAGGAATTTACGAAGTTGCTCGACCTTCCCGAAGATGTGTTGGGCAAGCAGAATAAAACCGCATCTGGCGGCTGTTGCTGTGAAGGAGGTTGCTGTTAA